Proteins encoded together in one Streptomyces umbrinus window:
- a CDS encoding nuclear transport factor 2 family protein has product MVLRAYMAAMDGQDPDKALELLEPDFRFLIALPGGQRTGKSREDFAGYIAGRAAVDRTHEIVRSAVDGDVETVYGFVVEKGVTAGAFLSAAQISPAGLMARYQSFFTTDFDLVDRP; this is encoded by the coding sequence ATGGTGCTTCGCGCATACATGGCCGCCATGGACGGCCAGGATCCCGACAAGGCCCTGGAACTCCTGGAGCCCGACTTCCGCTTCCTCATCGCGCTTCCCGGCGGACAGCGGACCGGGAAGTCCCGCGAGGACTTCGCCGGCTACATCGCAGGGCGCGCCGCGGTGGACCGTACCCACGAGATCGTGCGGTCCGCGGTCGACGGCGACGTCGAGACGGTGTACGGCTTCGTGGTCGAGAAGGGTGTGACGGCGGGCGCCTTCCTCTCCGCCGCGCAGATCTCGCCGGCCGGGCTGATGGCGCGCTACCAGTCCTTCTTCACCACCGACTTCGACCTGGTGGACCGGCCATGA
- a CDS encoding TetR/AcrR family transcriptional regulator — translation MVSARIVDPDEGPRSKRAAILVAAVERFGEDGYENTKWSEVADRVGIGQTALYHYFESKAHCLLTIMRLELQRSHDMFVEATAGKSEPVEELRAGVRTAFAVTEQEIRQMRILQANMSLLATPRKSKREETERVAARQLVQMVERDWTNLLMRGMSKGAFPVRDAHTLGLAVLGMIVSVWRWYRPSGAIPLPEISDMIEGCVVRMVAE, via the coding sequence ATGGTGAGCGCGCGGATCGTGGATCCGGACGAGGGGCCCAGGTCCAAGCGGGCCGCGATTCTCGTGGCGGCCGTGGAGCGGTTCGGGGAGGACGGCTACGAGAACACGAAGTGGTCCGAGGTCGCCGACCGGGTGGGCATCGGGCAGACCGCCCTCTACCACTACTTCGAGTCCAAGGCCCACTGCCTGCTGACCATCATGCGCCTGGAGCTGCAGCGCTCCCACGACATGTTCGTCGAGGCCACGGCCGGGAAGTCGGAGCCGGTCGAGGAACTGCGCGCGGGTGTCCGTACCGCCTTCGCGGTCACCGAGCAGGAGATCCGCCAGATGCGCATCCTGCAGGCCAACATGTCCCTGCTCGCCACCCCGCGGAAGTCCAAGCGCGAGGAGACCGAGCGCGTCGCGGCCCGCCAACTGGTGCAGATGGTCGAGCGGGACTGGACGAACCTGCTGATGCGCGGCATGTCCAAGGGCGCCTTCCCGGTCCGGGACGCGCACACCCTTGGGCTCGCCGTCCTCGGAATGATCGTGAGCGTCTGGCGCTGGTACCGCCCGAGCGGAGCGATCCCGCTCCCGGAGATCAGCGACATGATCGAAGGATGCGTGGTGCGCATGGTCGCCGAGTAG
- a CDS encoding EthD family reductase, with product MYNLVLMAARPSDWTHERFIDWWRGDHAELTRTLPGLRSWRHTEIDTALEPRSEGWDGVSILGFDTADDLRKALDSPEWAAAVAQVGDMKGRRIAVMGGEKDMLAG from the coding sequence ATGTACAACCTCGTGCTGATGGCCGCCCGGCCGTCCGACTGGACCCATGAGCGGTTCATCGACTGGTGGCGCGGCGACCATGCCGAACTGACGCGCACCCTGCCCGGTCTCAGGTCCTGGCGACACACCGAGATCGACACGGCTCTCGAGCCGCGCTCCGAGGGCTGGGACGGCGTCTCCATCCTGGGCTTCGACACCGCGGATGACCTGCGCAAGGCCCTCGACAGCCCCGAATGGGCGGCGGCCGTCGCCCAGGTCGGCGACATGAAGGGCCGCCGGATCGCGGTCATGGGCGGCGAGAAGGACATGCTCGCGGGCTGA